The Halobacterium sp. CBA1132 genome has a segment encoding these proteins:
- a CDS encoding response regulator, with amino-acid sequence MSTESAAEGGLDHDDPVVLVVDDEANVAEAYGLWLPDNYEVRTATNGEQALDQADEDVDVVLLDRHMPDLSGDEVLERLRERGLDCRVAMVTAVDPDFDIAEMPFDTYLTKPVDQAEIQDTVENLLGLSSFGDQSRQFFAVSRKIAALEDEKRASQLEDSDTYQQLVQRREELDSELDDAVGEMDDDDLEAAFRDL; translated from the coding sequence ATGTCTACTGAGAGCGCCGCGGAGGGAGGCCTCGACCACGACGACCCGGTCGTGTTGGTCGTGGACGACGAGGCGAACGTCGCGGAAGCCTACGGGCTGTGGCTGCCCGACAACTACGAGGTTCGAACCGCGACGAACGGCGAGCAAGCCCTCGACCAGGCCGACGAGGACGTCGACGTGGTCCTCCTCGACCGCCACATGCCCGACCTCTCGGGCGACGAGGTGCTCGAACGCCTCCGCGAGCGCGGCCTCGACTGCCGGGTGGCGATGGTGACCGCCGTCGACCCCGACTTCGACATCGCGGAGATGCCCTTCGACACGTACCTCACCAAGCCCGTCGACCAGGCGGAAATCCAGGACACCGTCGAGAACCTCCTCGGGCTGTCGTCGTTCGGCGACCAGTCCCGCCAGTTCTTCGCCGTCTCCCGGAAGATCGCGGCGCTCGAAGACGAGAAGCGCGCGTCCCAACTGGAAGACAGCGATACCTATCAGCAACTCGTACAGCGACGCGAGGAACTCGACAGCGAACTCGACGACGCCGTCGGCGAGATGGACGACGACGACCTCGAAGCCGCGTTCCGCGACCTCTGA
- a CDS encoding DEAD/DEAH box helicase — protein MTETRGMDAFSHLGEEVRAALSEHGFSTPTEPQRRAIPALADGRNGLVVAPTGTGKTETAMLPVLNSIVEEGAPEGFAALYVTPLRALNRDMRERLDWWGETLGLDVDVRHGDTTQYQRGKQADDPPDVLVTTPETLQAMLTGEKLRDGLADVRHVVVDEVHELAGAKRGAQLSIGLERLVELAGGFQRIGLSATVGDPKEVGAFLTGGRGCEIVEVDVTSKVEFTVKEPEVTDGDERLSNELMTSPSMASHVRAIREIVDEHDSTLIFVNTRQTAEALGSRFKELDANIGVHHGSLSKDARIEVEDQFKAGDLDGLLCTSSMELGIDVGRIDHVVQYSSPREVARLLQRVGRAGHRRDEVSHGTVITGSPDDTFEALAIARRAGEGDVETMQIHHGSLDTVANQIVGVVMDFGETSARHAYQIVTRAYPFHDLAEETFREVAMELHNNRVVYVDEDDDTVSKSGGTWQYYYANLSMIPDEETYAVYDMAGGRQVGTLDERFVVNFAEPGATFVQRGEMWRITNIDEEEEEVNVSPIEDPAGEVPSWTGQEIPVPYEVAQEVGEMREVAADQFDAAATRDAVSREFTARYPTDEYTAGEALEQVEYHVDSGNAMPSDDRIVVEQEGQTIVVNAALGHEANETVGRLLSALLGQRTGSSVGLDVGPYRIELDVPARISANDVVDLLRETDPEHVEPLLELSLKQSETLKFTLAQVAAKFGALKRWKGRDGVGLSRLLGALEDTPVYDEAVREVFHTDLDVKRTSDVLDAIQSGDLEVAIEGERTAIGVGGRSSGSELLTPENADASVVQAVRERIQDDRVKLFCTHCEDWEHETKVRRVSDQPECPHCGSTRVAALSPWADDAVKAVRADDKDDEQRDRTERVFRNASIVQSHGKKAIIALSARGVGPRNAARVINRHRENEADFYRDILEREREYARTKAFW, from the coding sequence ATGACTGAGACGCGGGGGATGGACGCGTTCTCCCACCTCGGGGAGGAGGTGCGCGCGGCGCTGTCCGAGCACGGGTTCTCGACGCCGACGGAGCCACAGCGCCGCGCGATTCCCGCGCTCGCGGACGGCCGGAACGGCCTCGTCGTCGCGCCAACCGGGACCGGGAAGACGGAGACGGCGATGCTGCCCGTACTCAATAGCATCGTCGAGGAGGGCGCCCCCGAGGGGTTCGCGGCGCTGTACGTGACGCCGCTACGCGCGTTGAACCGCGACATGCGCGAGCGCCTCGACTGGTGGGGGGAGACGCTCGGCCTCGACGTGGACGTCCGGCACGGCGACACGACGCAGTACCAGCGCGGGAAGCAGGCCGACGACCCGCCGGACGTGCTCGTGACGACGCCCGAGACGCTGCAGGCGATGCTCACCGGGGAGAAGCTCCGGGACGGCCTCGCGGACGTGCGCCACGTCGTCGTCGACGAGGTCCACGAACTCGCGGGCGCGAAGCGCGGCGCCCAACTCTCGATTGGGCTGGAGCGCCTCGTCGAACTCGCGGGGGGCTTCCAGCGAATCGGCCTCTCGGCGACGGTCGGCGACCCGAAGGAGGTTGGTGCGTTTCTCACTGGAGGGCGGGGCTGTGAGATTGTCGAGGTGGACGTCACGTCGAAAGTCGAGTTCACCGTCAAGGAGCCCGAAGTCACGGACGGCGACGAACGCCTGAGCAACGAGCTGATGACGTCGCCGTCGATGGCGAGCCACGTGCGCGCCATCCGGGAAATCGTCGACGAGCACGACTCTACGCTAATCTTCGTGAACACGCGCCAGACCGCGGAGGCGCTGGGGTCGCGGTTCAAGGAACTAGACGCCAACATTGGCGTCCACCACGGCAGCCTCTCGAAGGACGCCCGCATCGAGGTCGAAGACCAGTTCAAGGCCGGCGACCTCGACGGCCTGCTCTGTACGTCCTCGATGGAACTCGGCATCGACGTGGGCCGCATCGACCACGTCGTCCAGTACTCCTCGCCCCGGGAGGTCGCGCGCCTGCTCCAGCGCGTCGGACGCGCCGGTCACCGCCGCGACGAGGTGAGCCACGGCACTGTCATCACGGGCAGTCCGGACGACACGTTCGAGGCGCTGGCCATCGCGCGGCGCGCCGGCGAGGGCGACGTGGAGACGATGCAGATTCACCACGGCAGCCTCGACACGGTCGCGAACCAAATCGTCGGCGTGGTGATGGACTTCGGGGAGACGAGCGCGCGCCACGCCTACCAGATAGTGACGCGGGCGTACCCGTTCCACGACCTCGCCGAGGAGACGTTCCGCGAGGTGGCGATGGAACTGCACAACAACCGCGTCGTCTACGTGGACGAGGACGACGACACCGTCTCGAAGTCCGGCGGGACGTGGCAGTACTACTACGCGAACCTCTCGATGATTCCCGACGAGGAGACGTACGCCGTCTACGACATGGCTGGGGGCCGGCAGGTCGGAACGCTGGACGAGCGCTTCGTCGTGAACTTCGCGGAACCCGGCGCGACGTTCGTCCAGCGCGGGGAGATGTGGCGAATCACGAACATCGACGAGGAAGAGGAGGAAGTCAATGTCTCCCCCATCGAGGACCCCGCCGGGGAGGTGCCGTCGTGGACGGGCCAGGAGATTCCCGTCCCCTACGAGGTCGCCCAGGAGGTCGGGGAGATGCGCGAAGTCGCGGCCGACCAGTTCGACGCTGCCGCGACCCGCGACGCGGTGTCGCGAGAGTTCACGGCGCGCTACCCGACGGATGAGTACACCGCGGGCGAGGCGCTCGAACAGGTCGAGTACCACGTCGACAGCGGGAACGCGATGCCCAGCGACGACCGCATCGTCGTCGAGCAAGAGGGCCAGACTATCGTCGTGAACGCGGCGCTCGGCCACGAGGCCAACGAGACTGTGGGCCGGTTGTTGTCGGCCTTACTCGGCCAGCGAACCGGCTCCTCGGTGGGCTTGGACGTGGGACCGTACCGAATCGAGTTGGACGTGCCCGCGCGCATCAGCGCGAACGACGTCGTGGACCTGTTGCGTGAGACCGACCCCGAGCACGTCGAGCCGCTGCTGGAGTTGAGCCTCAAGCAGTCCGAGACGCTGAAATTCACGCTCGCGCAGGTCGCCGCAAAATTCGGCGCGCTCAAGCGTTGGAAGGGCAGAGACGGCGTCGGGCTGTCGCGGCTGCTGGGCGCGCTCGAAGACACGCCCGTCTACGACGAGGCAGTCCGCGAGGTGTTCCACACCGACCTCGATGTCAAGCGCACCAGCGACGTGCTGGACGCGATTCAGTCGGGTGACCTGGAGGTCGCCATCGAGGGAGAACGAACGGCCATCGGCGTCGGCGGCCGCTCGTCGGGGTCCGAGTTGCTCACTCCGGAGAACGCGGACGCCAGCGTCGTCCAAGCGGTCAGGGAGCGCATTCAGGACGACCGCGTGAAACTGTTCTGCACGCACTGCGAGGACTGGGAGCACGAGACGAAAGTCCGGCGCGTCAGCGACCAACCCGAGTGCCCGCACTGCGGGTCGACGCGCGTCGCCGCGCTGTCGCCGTGGGCCGACGACGCGGTGAAGGCGGTGCGTGCCGACGACAAGGACGACGAGCAGCGCGACCGCACCGAGCGCGTCTTCCGGAACGCGAGCATCGTCCAGAGCCACGGCAAGAAAGCGATTATCGCGCTGTCCGCGCGCGGCGTCGGCCCTCGGAACGCCGCCCGCGTCATCAACCGCCACCGAGAGAACGAGGCCGACTTCTACCGGGACATCCTCGAACGCGAACGGGAGTACGCCCGTACGAAGGCGTTCTGGTAG
- a CDS encoding metallophosphoesterase yields MPLVEPVLGEPAAVADVSGGGAAERALVVADYHAGIEVSLRREGLEVQSRAEARRERVLDLLERTRADRVVFLGDLGHAIGTPEGAEREELAALFDALDVPVTLVVGNHDGGLADEFDVDATPPEGARFGDVGLAHGHTWPAPDVLEAQTVCVGHEHPTVRLEDEVGGTRVERAWLRGPLDAAPFEEYHGEELDVQGDLAVFPASNDLSGGTWVNVEGQGFLAPFLPAASPDAEAYLLDGTRLGRYSDV; encoded by the coding sequence ATGCCGCTGGTCGAGCCGGTTCTCGGTGAGCCTGCCGCCGTCGCAGACGTTAGCGGTGGCGGCGCCGCCGAGCGCGCGCTCGTCGTAGCGGACTACCACGCGGGCATCGAGGTGTCGCTGCGGCGGGAGGGGCTGGAAGTCCAGAGCCGCGCCGAGGCGCGCCGCGAACGCGTCCTCGACCTGCTGGAGCGGACGCGAGCGGACCGCGTGGTCTTCCTCGGTGACCTCGGGCACGCAATCGGGACGCCGGAGGGCGCCGAGCGCGAGGAACTCGCGGCGCTGTTCGACGCGCTCGACGTGCCCGTGACGCTCGTTGTCGGGAACCACGACGGCGGCCTCGCCGACGAATTCGACGTGGACGCGACGCCCCCGGAGGGCGCGCGCTTCGGCGACGTGGGGCTCGCACACGGCCACACGTGGCCCGCGCCCGACGTGCTGGAAGCCCAGACGGTCTGCGTCGGCCACGAACATCCCACTGTTCGGCTCGAAGACGAGGTCGGAGGAACGCGCGTCGAGCGCGCGTGGCTTCGCGGCCCGCTGGACGCCGCGCCGTTCGAGGAGTACCACGGCGAGGAACTGGACGTACAGGGCGACCTCGCGGTGTTCCCGGCGTCCAACGACCTCTCCGGCGGGACGTGGGTGAACGTCGAGGGACAGGGATTCCTCGCGCCGTTCCTCCCCGCGGCATCCCCGGACGCGGAAGCCTACCTGTTGGACGGTACGCGGCTCGGGCGGTACAGCGACGTCTGA
- a CDS encoding Single-stranded DNA binding protein translates to MNIDDHAEELASDLGVDKAEVKENLQNLVEYSVPVEEAKRSLRRKFGDDSGGGSSGPTAEDIVDVGPDSGSVTVTAKVLTAGKRSIRYQGDDHVIGEGELADETGKISYTAWEDFGLEPGDTVTIGNASVREYEGEPELNFGESSTVSKAEDIDVPYDVGGDRDLADLAPGDRGRNVEVRVTEVETRTIDGRDGETEILSGVLGDESARLPFTDWNPHDEIEEGASVRLEDVYVREFRGVPSVNVSEFSTVTALDEPVEVGGPTRMAIREAVDRGGAYDVELVGNVIEVRDGSGLIQRCPDCGRVVQKGQCRQHGDVEGEDDLRVKAILDDGTDTVTVILDRELTEEVYDGDIEDARQQARDAMDQTVVADTIAEKLVGSEYTVRGHLSVDDYGANLETIEFRESADDPAERAQAFLAEVDA, encoded by the coding sequence ATGAACATCGACGACCACGCCGAGGAGCTCGCCTCCGACCTCGGTGTAGACAAAGCGGAGGTCAAAGAGAACCTGCAGAACCTCGTGGAGTACAGCGTTCCCGTCGAGGAGGCCAAGCGCAGCCTCCGTCGGAAGTTCGGCGACGACTCGGGCGGCGGCTCCAGCGGCCCAACCGCGGAGGACATCGTGGATGTCGGTCCCGACTCGGGCAGCGTCACCGTCACCGCGAAAGTCCTGACGGCCGGCAAGCGCTCGATTCGCTACCAGGGCGACGACCACGTCATCGGGGAGGGTGAACTCGCCGACGAGACCGGGAAAATCTCGTACACTGCGTGGGAGGACTTCGGTCTCGAACCCGGCGACACTGTCACCATCGGGAACGCCAGCGTCCGCGAGTACGAGGGTGAACCCGAGCTCAACTTCGGGGAGTCTTCGACCGTGAGCAAGGCCGAGGACATCGACGTGCCCTACGACGTGGGCGGCGACCGCGACCTCGCCGACCTCGCGCCGGGCGACCGCGGCCGGAACGTCGAAGTCCGCGTGACCGAAGTCGAGACCCGAACCATCGACGGCCGGGACGGCGAAACGGAGATTCTGAGCGGCGTGCTCGGCGACGAGAGCGCGCGCCTCCCGTTCACCGACTGGAACCCCCACGACGAAATCGAGGAGGGTGCGTCCGTCCGCCTCGAGGACGTCTACGTCCGCGAGTTCCGCGGCGTCCCGTCCGTGAACGTCTCGGAGTTCTCGACGGTCACGGCGCTCGACGAACCCGTCGAAGTCGGCGGCCCGACCCGGATGGCGATTCGGGAGGCCGTCGACCGCGGCGGCGCGTACGACGTCGAACTCGTCGGGAACGTCATCGAAGTCCGGGACGGCTCCGGACTCATCCAGCGCTGTCCCGACTGCGGGCGCGTGGTCCAGAAGGGCCAGTGCCGCCAGCACGGTGACGTGGAGGGCGAGGACGACCTGCGCGTGAAGGCGATTCTCGACGACGGCACGGACACCGTGACGGTGATTCTCGACCGCGAACTCACCGAGGAGGTGTACGACGGCGACATCGAGGACGCACGCCAGCAGGCCCGCGACGCGATGGACCAAACCGTCGTCGCGGACACCATCGCCGAGAAGCTCGTCGGCTCCGAGTACACGGTCCGCGGCCACCTCTCCGTGGACGACTACGGCGCGAACCTCGAAACCATCGAGTTCCGCGAGTCCGCCGACGACCCCGCGGAGCGTGCGCAGGCCTTCCTCGCGGAGGTGGACGCATGA